Genomic segment of Erythrobacter sp. BLCC-B19:
GGCTGACAACTCATCGAGCAGCGCGTCGAGATCGTCGAATGCGGGTTCCGGCGCCGGCACTGGAGCAGGGGCAGGGGCAGGGGCAGGCGCGGGCGGGGAGGCGGCAACCGCCCCGCCGTTGCCCGCCCGCGCGGCTTCAAGCCGGGCGAGAAGTTCGGCATCATCGGGCGGGCATCCGCCCCCGCGGGCGGCCTCGACATGATCGCGCAGGCAATCAAGCGCAAGCAGCAGCAGATCGACCAGCGCCGGATCGAGGGGAACCAGACCCTCGCGGATCTCGCCCAGAAGGTTCTCGAAGCCGTGCGTGTAGGCGGCCAGCGCGGTATGGCCAAAGGCACCCGCGCCGCCCTTGATCGAGTGCACCGCGCGGAAGATCGCGTTGATGGTTTCAGCATCGTGGGTGCCGTCGCGGCAGGCGGCAAGCCCGGCTTCTGCGGCCTCCAGCGCCTCTTCGCACTCGACGAAGAAGATCTGCTTGATGTCATCTTCGGTCATGCGGCGATCCCTTCCATGACGGCATGATCGAGGCCGGTCAGAGTGAGAGCGGCCGTGAAGGCCGCGCTGGGGTTCTGCACCAGGATCCCGGCTTCGCTGCGGGCCGCTGAAACCAGCACTTGCAGCATCGCCTGCCCGATCCGCTCGACCCGACCGGCATCGATCACCAGCGGCGCGGGGCCGAGGCTTTCCGTGAGTTCGGGATAGAGCGCCGCAGCGGCGCTACGGTCGCAAACGGGGGGAAGGGTGATCATGGGGCAGGCCTTTTGCGCGTGCTGCGAGGGGGCTGGCGGTGGTCAAGCGGATCAGAATTCGGTCCAGTCGTCGTCGCTGGGGTCTTGGGTGGGCGCGGGTTTGCGGGCGAGGTTGCCGGTGATGATGGGCGCTGGCGCTGGCGCTGGCGGGGGTGCGGCGGGTTTGCGGGCTACCGGGGGGCGGGCCGGGGCCGGAGCCATGCGCGGTGCTGTGTCATGCCCGCCAGCGTGGCTGGCGAGCATTTGCCCTGCGGCGCTCACCCGGAACTGGGCGACCAGCTCGGACAGGCGCTGGGCCTCGCTCGAGAGGCTGCGGGTGGCGGCGGTCGATTGTTCGACCATCGCGGCGTTCTGCTGGGTCATGCGGTCGATGGTGCCGACGGCGGAGTTGACCTGTTCGAGATTGGTCGCCTGAGCGGCGGTGGTCTCGGCGATCTCGTTGACCTGCGCGGTCACGCTGCCGACCTGCGCGACGATCTCGGCAAGCAGCGTGCCGGTCTCGCCGACGAGGCTCACCCCGTCGCCCACATGCGCGGTCGACTTGCCGATCAGCGCCTTGATGTCGCGCGCGGCATCGGCGGAGCGCTGGGCAAGGGCGCGCACTTCGTTGGCGACCACGGCAAAGCCCTTGCCGGCCTCGCCTGCGCGGGCGGCCTCGACGCCGGCGTTCAAGGCGAGCAGGTTGGTCTGGAAGGCGATGCCGTCGATCACGTCGATGATCTGGGTGATCTCGCGCGCGGATTGCTCGATCGCGCCCATCGCCGCGACCGCCTTGCCGACCACGGCGCCGCCTTCGGTGGCGCGCTGGTGGGTCTGGGCGATCGCGCTTCTGGCAGCGACGGCGTTGTCGGCCGATTGTCGTGTAAGCGCGACCGTGGCGCCGACCGAGGCGGCGGTTTCTTCAAGGCTGGCGGCCTGCTGCTCGTTGCGAAGAGCGAGGTCTTCCGAGGCAGCGCGGATTTCGTCCGACGAGGTGCGCACGCCCCCCGCGGTCGCCCGCACCGCGCCGATCATGGTTTCGAGCTTGGCGACCGAGGTGTTGAAGGCCTCCTGCAACCGCTCATGCTCGCCCGGCGGCATCGAGGTAATGCGATAGGTCAGATCGCCTTCGGCGAGGCGTTCGAGCGCATCGCTCAGGGTCTCGACGATAACGCCTGACTGGTCGGCAATCGCTTCCTGCAGGCGCAGGGCATCGGAGCGGAAGGTTTCCATCGCCTTGGTCATCCGCCCGACGCAGTCGGTGTGGTCGATGCGGCGCACCGGCGAGGTGAGGTCGCCCGCGGCAAGCCCCTCCATCCGCACCACGGTCTCGACATAGGAGCGGCACACCAGCTCCTTTGCCAGCAGCAGTCCTCCGACAGTCGAAACCACGCCAAGCAGCGACATCGCCGTTCCAACCCACGGCGCGAGTGAGCCCGACATGACCAGGACGCTGCCGAGCAGCTGGAACAGACCGATCGCCAGAGTCGCGGCGATGAGAATCGTGAACTTGCGGCGGATCGGGGCGTGCTTGGTGAACCAGGTGAGCATGGGGTATTCCTTGGGGTCGTCTGGCGGCCATCATGTGCCGCAGGGCTGAAAGGCTGCTTGCAAAGGCGCTTGGGGCAAGCCCTTAGGGATGGCCCGGATCAGGCGGCTCGCCGGCCCGAGCGCGGGCTCGCGTGCTGGCGTTTTGCCATGCGGGGCGGGCTGTCACTGGCTGCCGCTGATTGATCCGCACTGATCCGAAAGCCCGCAAAGGTCGCCGCCAGATGCCGCGCCTCGTTGTTGAGGTTGCGGGTCGCGGCGTTGGTTTCCTCGACCATGGCCGCGTTCTGCTGGGTCATCTTGTCCATCGCGCCGATGGTTTCCGACACTCGGCGCAGCGCCACGCTCTGTTCGCTCGCGGCCTCGGCAATGCGCGTGACGGCCTCGGTCACTTCGCCGACGCGGGCGATGATCGTCTCGAGCGCAGAGCCGGTCTCGTGCACCAGCGATACCCCGGTCTGGACATGGCCGCTGACCGCCTCGACGCGCTTCTTGATCTCGCTTGCCGCTTCCGTGGCCCGCATCGAGAGCGCGCGCACTTCCGAGGCAACCACCGAGAAGCCCTTGCCCGCTTCACCCGCCCGCGCGGCCTCGACCCCGGCGTTCAACGCGAGCAGGTTGGTCTGGAAGGCGATGGTGTCGATCATCGCGGTGATGTCGGAGATTTCCTCGCTCGCCGTTTCGATCTGGCCCATCGCCTGGATCGCGCGGCCCACCACTTCGCCGCCGTTCGTTGCTTCCTCGCGGGCATCTCGCATCGAACTGCTGACCCCGACAGCGAGGCTGGCATTGGCCTCGATATTGGCAGTGAGACTGACCATGCTGGTCGAGGACACCTGCAGGCGGGCTGCCTGATCCTCGCTGCGGCTGGCAAGATCGGTCATCGCGTGCTCGATCTCGGAGGAGGTCAGGTTGATCGAGCCGATGCTCTCGTTGACGGCGCCCATCGCCTGCGCGAGCCGCTCCATCGCGCCGTTGAAGTCGCGCGCCAGCGGCTGGAAGGCAGGGGGCATATCGGTGAGACGCACGGTCAGATCGGAATCGGCCACGGCCGCCAGCCGCTGGCCGATCCGGGCCACCGCTTCCTCACGCTCGGCGACCGCGCGCTGGCGCTCGATGGCGGCATCGCGGAACACCAGCATCGCCTGCGCCATTGCCCCCAGTTCATCGCTGCGGTCGGTGCCCGGGATGTCGATGCTGTTGGCACCGCGGGACAGGTCGGTGACGGCGCGGGTCAGTGCCACGATCGGCTGTGCGATCGAGCGGGTCAGGCCGCGCGCGAGGACCAGCGCGAGACCAATCAGGATGGCCGCGCCAAGCCCGAGTGCGATCCACGCCATGGTAATCACCCCGGCCTGCCGTTCGCTCTGCTCCTCGATTGCGGCGTGCTGCGCATCGCGGATGTCGCGCAAGGGGTTTACGGCGTCGCTGACCAGCACCTTCTTGCCCGCCGCCCGGATTGCTGCCTGCGCAGCATCGCGATTGCCGGCCTTGACCTCGGCGACGTATCGGTCGCCCCAGTCGCGCCGCCACTTGAGCGTCTCGGCGCGGCTGAGGCGGGTCTTTTCCTGCAGGACAGGATCGGTCAGCTGGGTTTCCAGCTCCGCCGACATCCGATCATAGTCATCGCGGCCTTCATAATAGGACTTGAGGTAGCTCTCGTCGCCGGTGACCAGGAACCCGCGCAGCTGGCTGTTCTGGCGCAGCAGCGCGGTTTCAAGCCCCAGCACATTGGCCAGCACCGCCTGCGTCTCGGTGTTCCTGGCAGTGACCGAGGATATCATGGCAAGGCTGATCCCGCAGGCGATCATGACTGCGGCAGCGACCACGTTGAGCAGCACGAAGGATGCGCCGAGGCGGCGGGGGATGCTCATCCGGTCAAGCATGGGTGGAGTTCCTCTCGTCCATTGTTGCGATCCGTCCTGCCTCTCAGAAGGCGTAGCGCAGCGATGCGGTGACGGTGCGGCCGTTCATCACCTGCACATTGGCAATCCCGGAGGCCGGGATCGTCGGCGCGCCGATCTGCACCACGGCCAGCTCGTCGAAGACGTTGAAGGCATTGAGCGCGACCGTCAGGCCGTCTGCCGGGCGATACTGGACATAGGGGCTGACCAGCACATAGCCGGGTTGCACCAGTTGGTTGGTATCCTGCGCGAAGCTTTTGGTGGTGCCGTTGATGACCGCCCCGAACGTGACCTTATCCAGCGCAACTTCGGGCCGCGCGAAGAAGGCGAAGTCGGGGATATGGCGCGGGGTGTTTCCGTCGAAGGCCGGGTTGTTGGCGTCCTTGTCGATGCTCGCATCGGTGAAGGTCGCCCCGACGGTGATCGCAAACGGACCCTTGCGCCACTCGCCCTCGAACTCGAGCCCCTTGGCGCTGTAGGTGCGGTTGACCGGCACCACGAAGGCCTGACCGCTGGCATTGGCGGTGATCTGGAAATTGCGCTCGTCGGTCGAGGCCCAGAAGCCGGTGAGGAAGGCGCTGAGCCCGTCCTTGCGGAACTTCACCCCGGCCTCGGCCTGCTTGACGACCGACACCTGCACTGCCGGATCGGTCGGACGGCCCGTCAGCGGGTTGAGCGTTTCGGTGCCGATCGCGTTCTCGGCGCTCGCCCGCCCGCCGCGGCTGTAGCGTGCAAAGGCCGACAGGCTGTCGGCAAAGCGGTAGTTCACCCCGGCGGAATAGGACAGGTAGTCGTAATCGTAATCGACCGGCGCCGGCTGAGTGAGCGGCAGGATCGCAACCCGGCTCTCGGCAACCGACACCTGACCGTCGCGATTGACGTCGATGGGGGCGACCCCGACCCGGCCGCCGCCGAAATTGGCGGAGAACACCTGGCCATTCACTTGCCCCTTGTCCCACCGCAGGCTGGCACCGATGGCCAGCTTGCCGATCTGGTAGTTCACCGAGCCATAGGGCGCGACGATGTCGTAATCGACGTCGTAACGGTTGTGGTAGATCCCGAAAGGAAGGCCGACGGCGAAGCCATAGGCGAGGGTTCCGCCATCCGTCAGACGCAGGCCGTTGCCCGCGGTGAGATTGACCGGCGCGCTCTGCCCGCCACCTTGAATGTCCTGCAAGGTGCTGGTGAAGTTCCAGAACATCGCGATGTCCTGCCGCGCGCTGTAAAGGCCTGCGGTCGTCGTCAGCTTGCCATCGCCAGCATCCCACACGCGGGTCGCGCGCAGATCATTGGTGACGTTGTCGAGGCTTTCGAGATCGGCATAGATCCGCGCCGACAGCGCCAGCAGGCGTGCATCGGTGATCGCGCTGCCCGCTTGCGGCCCGGCGGCATAGCTAAGGCTCGCGCCCGGCCCGCCGAAGCCGGCAAAGAACGGCGCGGGGGCGGTCACGAAGGGGGTGTTGTCGTTGTATTCGCCGCTGACATCGGAGAAACGGAACCGGTTGGTGACGCTCCATCCCGCGATGTCGAACTGCGCCTCGATCCCGAAGGATTTCACCTGCGCCGCCAACCCATCGCGTCCGTCGATAAGGGTCGGGTTGTTGTTGCGATCGACCTCGGCGTAGCTTGCGGTCAGCGGAGAGGCGTAGCCGTTCTCGCGGATGTCGAAGCCGGGGAGGAAGCCGATCTGCGGG
This window contains:
- a CDS encoding STAS domain-containing protein, with amino-acid sequence MITLPPVCDRSAAAALYPELTESLGPAPLVIDAGRVERIGQAMLQVLVSAARSEAGILVQNPSAAFTAALTLTGLDHAVMEGIAA
- a CDS encoding methyl-accepting chemotaxis protein, which codes for MLTWFTKHAPIRRKFTILIAATLAIGLFQLLGSVLVMSGSLAPWVGTAMSLLGVVSTVGGLLLAKELVCRSYVETVVRMEGLAAGDLTSPVRRIDHTDCVGRMTKAMETFRSDALRLQEAIADQSGVIVETLSDALERLAEGDLTYRITSMPPGEHERLQEAFNTSVAKLETMIGAVRATAGGVRTSSDEIRAASEDLALRNEQQAASLEETAASVGATVALTRQSADNAVAARSAIAQTHQRATEGGAVVGKAVAAMGAIEQSAREITQIIDVIDGIAFQTNLLALNAGVEAARAGEAGKGFAVVANEVRALAQRSADAARDIKALIGKSTAHVGDGVSLVGETGTLLAEIVAQVGSVTAQVNEIAETTAAQATNLEQVNSAVGTIDRMTQQNAAMVEQSTAATRSLSSEAQRLSELVAQFRVSAAGQMLASHAGGHDTAPRMAPAPARPPVARKPAAPPPAPAPAPIITGNLARKPAPTQDPSDDDWTEF
- a CDS encoding methyl-accepting chemotaxis protein; amino-acid sequence: MLDRMSIPRRLGASFVLLNVVAAAVMIACGISLAMISSVTARNTETQAVLANVLGLETALLRQNSQLRGFLVTGDESYLKSYYEGRDDYDRMSAELETQLTDPVLQEKTRLSRAETLKWRRDWGDRYVAEVKAGNRDAAQAAIRAAGKKVLVSDAVNPLRDIRDAQHAAIEEQSERQAGVITMAWIALGLGAAILIGLALVLARGLTRSIAQPIVALTRAVTDLSRGANSIDIPGTDRSDELGAMAQAMLVFRDAAIERQRAVAEREEAVARIGQRLAAVADSDLTVRLTDMPPAFQPLARDFNGAMERLAQAMGAVNESIGSINLTSSEIEHAMTDLASRSEDQAARLQVSSTSMVSLTANIEANASLAVGVSSSMRDAREEATNGGEVVGRAIQAMGQIETASEEISDITAMIDTIAFQTNLLALNAGVEAARAGEAGKGFSVVASEVRALSMRATEAASEIKKRVEAVSGHVQTGVSLVHETGSALETIIARVGEVTEAVTRIAEAASEQSVALRRVSETIGAMDKMTQQNAAMVEETNAATRNLNNEARHLAATFAGFRISADQSAAASDSPPRMAKRQHASPRSGRRAA
- a CDS encoding TonB-dependent receptor domain-containing protein — encoded protein: MRFRSACLVALLSGTAAVPAYAETGSDAETSSDAAATADSAPAPAPTPKAFTTGVAKGRDLLDTAISASTLDEHDLASLSVSSIAGIMQNIPGIRSETSDIDGFSAITIRGLPLAAEGSKFLQLQEDGLPVLEFGDIQFAGIDQFLRADLTLSQVQAIRGGSASTFASNSPGGLINFISRTGETAGGLMQVSSGLGHDLKRIDFAYGSPLGDGWRFHVGGFYRTGEGPREIGYTGFKGGQFKANVTKDFDGGYIRFYAKYLDDQQPIYGTAPVTITGTDADPQIGFLPGFDIRENGYASPLTASYAEVDRNNNPTLIDGRDGLAAQVKSFGIEAQFDIAGWSVTNRFRFSDVSGEYNDNTPFVTAPAPFFAGFGGPGASLSYAAGPQAGSAITDARLLALSARIYADLESLDNVTNDLRATRVWDAGDGKLTTTAGLYSARQDIAMFWNFTSTLQDIQGGGQSAPVNLTAGNGLRLTDGGTLAYGFAVGLPFGIYHNRYDVDYDIVAPYGSVNYQIGKLAIGASLRWDKGQVNGQVFSANFGGGRVGVAPIDVNRDGQVSVAESRVAILPLTQPAPVDYDYDYLSYSAGVNYRFADSLSAFARYSRGGRASAENAIGTETLNPLTGRPTDPAVQVSVVKQAEAGVKFRKDGLSAFLTGFWASTDERNFQITANASGQAFVVPVNRTYSAKGLEFEGEWRKGPFAITVGATFTDASIDKDANNPAFDGNTPRHIPDFAFFARPEVALDKVTFGAVINGTTKSFAQDTNQLVQPGYVLVSPYVQYRPADGLTVALNAFNVFDELAVVQIGAPTIPASGIANVQVMNGRTVTASLRYAF